The sequence below is a genomic window from Mytilus edulis chromosome 2, xbMytEdul2.2, whole genome shotgun sequence.
AATGAGTCCTCCATTTCATGTTGCATgtaaaatcaaatggcaaaatgggAACTCAGTTTCTAAAAATTGACTATGGACAACCAGAGTGACACAGACATTTTGGaagtacaaaaatgaaaaacacacagtgATACTTGAGAAATGGATTCTGGGAGTACTTTATcattgataatattattttcttttctaatcattttaattaatttaccttttttcatcttttatcttatagtttcatatatttaatttcatgttttcatttcatttcactTTGCTTTTGATTGTATGTTAATTTTTATCTATTAATTTACTTAAAAAGAGAAAACTAGGGTTATATCAGTTAATAGAAGGTGTAAATTAGCCTTAAAGGTTACATGAACTTTTGACTAGACCACCCAAACTAGCTGTTATCCTAAACAATTACCTTATAACTTGATTATTACTTCACAAGAAGATCACTTTTCTATTCcaattatatattcatatttcatttaaacCTCAATTAGGCCTAGCAAACATAACTACTGAAGCTGTTCCATTCATTTCTTCTCAtaaaataaatggtttgaaactttcaaaatgtgtaaacgaaaaaataaatttattatatatgatCCAAACTGGCcattcattttatgaaaaaacttAACTTGTACTttaaataatgatgttttttcattataatatttttttattagatagaTACAGGTCTCTAAAAGTATACATTTATCCATATTTTTTAAGGGATCAGAttcatatatttaatataaaggACATTAATAGAATTTCCATTATGTACAATCAAATTTGTCTAAAACTGACAAcaagaaaaatgtatttttaattttaattatattgaaattggTCCATTATGGTATCACCAAACACAGAATTATACTGATGATAAGAAATTATACAGGTCAAAAGTCAAATCAAGGGTCAAAATTCATGAGGTATCTTAGGGATTACTTGGAAACCAGGAACATAATGTATACATTCGTGTCAATTTATTGTCCAAAAGAAGTCAGgttcaataataaatatttataaaagtagaaTAGGTAAGCTTAAGGGCCTATCAATTATAATGGTGTAGGGCTCACATGGAGACTTATCTTTGTTAAAAGTTGACTGTTTATAATATTCAAGCTGGGAAAGAAGTGATATTTTCTAATCAATTTGATATAGAACTTTGACTTTATATACAATATTAGTATTGTTTATGTCATTTCTCaaaattttgcctttttattACCTTTATGAGCAGATTGATGAGTATGcgagaaatatttaaaataaaaatagttacgTTCAGGatcaaaagacataaattttaaaattgacatcATATAACAATTGAAACCTTATATTGacttaaatttttcaaatatttcactacacctaaaaaaatattaaatttatcatatttatttcacATAACTAACAATCAAAATGTTTGGTAATAATGTGCCCTTTGTGTAGCCTCTAATTATTACAATGGATCCAAGCCTCCAATCAAAACATTACTCACATGTCAAATAACCAGCCCTGACTAGTGACAGTGTTACCCAAGCTATGGAGGGTTATCTATCAAATAATTATTTGGGGATCAATGAAGAtacaatattttgattttgcattcttgaaaaaaatatttttaaaatgtgcaGGAGACTTGTAATTTTATGCTTGCttcaattgttttgtttcatCAGTGGTCAGGTGACTGAAAAGCAGACGACATTAAGTCATGTGACAGAACAGCAGAAGACAGATGTGACAACTGAGGACAAGGTGACAGCCCTGGAGGCTATGGTAAAAAATTTACAATCCAGCATTGAAGACCTtaaaaatgaaaggaaaactgACAAGTAAGTATatgttttcattctttttttcagttatataaaaaatatttaaactgcGGATTAACATCTGGTGCCCAGCATAGTAGATGGGTTATCGACTTAATTTATTATAAAGCAAACTTGCATGAACTTATAAATCAGATATGATATTATTTTCTtcagttacaattttttttttatcatcaagcAAACTGAATGAACTCATAGATCAAGTCTTTTTTTCTTTCAGTCTTATTTTTTTCCCTTGTTTATCAAACTTGAGTGAACTCATAAatgtatgataattttttttgtaagtcaattttctcttttttttcacaCCCATCTGCTATACAGATTATCTCATAAAaactatctttttttttcaactttgataCAACACATCATAAAACAAAACAGATCTTTTGATATAATCATATAATAGTGCAAACGTATGAAAATACAGATTAAAATCTAATTAACTCAGACCAGCTGCATGGGAGCAAATTACACACCTGTCTATGTGAAAAAAGAAAGATGTGTTTTTGTCACAATAAAAATGAATCGACAGGTAAAAATGGATGAGATTTTTTGTGCATGTTTGTACAACTTAGTTtacaattcttttaaaataaatcaatcattattATTGCAGATAGCTGTTTTCTCTctcaaaaaaaaatctatgttaaAAATGAGACTTTTGACCAGTCAAGCTGTTTAAATCCCTCATATAAACTAATTTGCTAGATAGGTTCGAGGATAGgataaaatgaataattattATTCTGTTGAAATAAATGATACTTGATGACTTCTGatacttttttgtttatattgcatAACTAGTTATTTTGCCAGAAATGTCATATCTATTGAAGTCTTGTTACCAAAATAAAACTGTCATATTAGTATGCCAATACATCCTCCCTGATATTTTTAATTAGTACTGTATAGCTAGTTCACTTGGTATAAATAATAACTACAAGAAATTGTTCTtggaagggagataactctcattTTCTTTAAGTCTTTTTATAGGGATTGTAAGGGGTTTGTATGGAATCTTATAAGTGTGACAGTGGGGAAtcaagaagggggggggggggttccaggggttggacccccttttttgacgatcaatgcatttaaatggggacatatagttggaaccccctttctaaaaatggctggatccatccctgtgattttgtaaaattcatgAAAGATTCATcactttttaacatttaaatgcaGATCAACAGGTTCTAAAtgcaaaaacaattcaaaattaatagagaatgtgtctatgggccacagATGCTGCCACTAGTAAAGGTGCATGAGTCAGCTTCCACATACAGATGCAGGATTCATGTAAttaagggtaacacttaatgccccaTCGGCtatggtgggggcataaaaaatccTTCAACTTTACATATAATTCACCGTAGCACATGATGGTAGAATGATGTGTTGTTTAGATCAATAAGACAGTCACCCAACAACATAACATGACAATGGAAATAATTATCTTGAGGTCAACCTTGGCTGAGGGTATAGGTAGACatagaatttaaatgttcaacagaGGGTTAATTGATATAAtcaaacctccccctttttttatttctattagtAATATAAATCAATGACTatcagttttgattttttaaaatataaatacttaGGAATCTGACCCCTAAAAGATGAGCATATTTGCAAACCCCTATGTGTTTTTCTTTTCTAGACAAAATATATTACGATACATTTTTAAGAGTAAATATAGTTATAGGGAAATATCTAAACATCTAATGGTCatctattttttaaaagatattttgacAACTATTTGGGTTTGTGCATTCCTGCTGGAGCAAAATACAGAAAATTACTTTGGAAGCACCTTATTGATATAATAACAAgtctttttttttccatttcaggACCTACTATGGGGAGGTAGAAAACAGGATGATCCTGACGCATGCAGAAACTATAACACTCCACAGTGATGTCATGCAACTAATAACAACACAGacagaaatacaaaacaaaataaccaCACTTGATGAAAGTGTAGGAGATCTTAAGCTAGAGTCAGAACAgtttaattttatacaaaaacaacTGCAAAAAGATATCGGAAGCTGGATGCAACTTAAAGACAACACAAGAAGATCCCAAAGAAAACTAGAAAAACGTCTTAAAGCAAAAATAGAAACcctggataaaaatacaaatgctGTTTCACAAGACTTACTGAAAACAAAGGAAAGCTGTTCTGAATATTTTGAAAAGACTACAAAAGATGcagcaagatttaaattttttattcaaaataatactGAAGCGCTAAAAGAATTTATTTCCAATCAAACTGCACTATTCACACCTCTTAAGAAAGAAACAATAGGTAAAAGATTTGATAAACTctacaaaatatacaatataagcAGACCTATTGTTCCTGATAAAAGCAAAGTTTTTCAAAGCTCTGAAAGTACCAATGGAATTGAAtcagaattttttgaaatttcaaattcaGTGGAGAATAAACTATGGAACGAGGTAGGGAGTGGAGAGGAAGGAAGTGGAGCCACTATTCCAGTTCTTACAGCTCATTCACATAGTAATTATGTGCAAAAAAATGATCTATTGTTAGAACTCCAAGAACGTGATGTTGAAATCACAACTTTACTTGAtatgtatgaaaacttgaaacaaGGGCTCTCAGTAATGGAAGGGAGAATTCAGGAAATAAGACTTGGAAATTTCATGGAAAGATTGCAAGACTCATTTATAAATTTCACCCAGAAAGTTTTGACTATGGACCAGTGGAAAATGGCTAGTGGCCAACTTATAAACTCTACACAAGTAAACCAACAGCATATAGCTGGTCTTACAAGTATGATATTTAATAATACAAACTTTCTCAGGGAATTAGACATGAAAATTTCTCATGCTCAGTCTCTCAGTTATCAACAGTTCAGTTTGTTACGAATTCATATTATACAACTCAACAATACAGTACAAGATATGAAAGAAGAATGGAATCGTAATGGACGTAATAAAAATACGCAACATATTCCTCCACCTGT
It includes:
- the LOC139511929 gene encoding protein scabrous-like, which translates into the protein MCRRLVILCLLQLFCFISGQVTEKQTTLSHVTEQQKTDVTTEDKVTALEAMVKNLQSSIEDLKNERKTDKTYYGEVENRMILTHAETITLHSDVMQLITTQTEIQNKITTLDESVGDLKLESEQFNFIQKQLQKDIGSWMQLKDNTRRSQRKLEKRLKAKIETLDKNTNAVSQDLLKTKESCSEYFEKTTKDAARFKFFIQNNTEALKEFISNQTALFTPLKKETIGKRFDKLYKIYNISRPIVPDKSKVFQSSESTNGIESEFFEISNSVENKLWNEVGSGEEGSGATIPVLTAHSHSNYVQKNDLLLELQERDVEITTLLDMYENLKQGLSVMEGRIQEIRLGNFMERLQDSFINFTQKVLTMDQWKMASGQLINSTQVNQQHIAGLTSMIFNNTNFLRELDMKISHAQSLSYQQFSLLRIHIIQLNNTVQDMKEEWNRNGRNKNTQHIPPPVYVHRIQNDHQNTGTLLSRIEDIALQVVYNENRIAKLELKILNESLLECKKVNADIYQDGRMMQIEKSMVKMSEASHMVKEILNQVQRDLYQEYIINRNQSDIINVIIKDINKIDQIFPQIASIQRQINFFQFMIPKDCYGYHRRGFRDSGVYIINPTNTNLSIQVYCDLEDGDTGWTLIQRRMDGTLDFNRPWQEYKFGFGTTDSEFWLGNDLIHMLTTSNSTLKVDMIDQNNARWTVTYDQFSIAPERENYKISVSGFHGNNTDSLGYINEMGFSTYDRDNDGSSSHCAMFYTAGWWYKHCHYGNLNGRYRLGMVWYDFNEGKWIQLKYASMKIKPNL